From Bacteroidota bacterium:
CTCGATGCCGACCAGCGTGCGGCGCACCGCGCTGAAGCGCTGCGGTGGTATCGACTCGGCGTGGAAACGCTGCACATCGTCAAGGCCCGCCACGCCGACGCCGATAACGAGGACCACGCCTGGGAGGTGCATCCTGACTCGCTCGCAGCGGAATACGCCACGGTCCGATCGGGTAGGTGAAGTCCTCCCAATACGCGTCATGCGCCCTGGCCTGTACGAACGAGCACGTACGGCCAGCGGAAGCTCAACGGACGCGCCTATGTTGCCCCGGCCCTGAGACGCAACGTGATTGCACGCCGCCCTATGCGCACCTTGAGAGCAAAGCTCCTCCTACCACTCCTGCTATTGCTGCCGGTCCAGCTGTGCGAGGCCCAGGTCTACACAGAGAAGCAGACCCGGCACCGCTTCGCGCAGCTTCACCTGGGGCTCGACGTGGAAGCCAGCGTCGGGGGGACCACGCGGTACCTCGACGGCGCAGGCCGCGTCCAGTCCTTCGACTTGCCCAGCGCCTACGCCCCTCGCTTTGTGATCGGCGGCACCCATTTCTGGGGGCACGCGGACTTCCACATCGCGATTCCCCTCTACGCACCGCAGACCGAGGAGCGAGGCCAGGAGATCCAGTTCTTGCGCGGTGTGGAGACCGTCTTCAAGTACTACCCCTGGCGGATCCAGCACGCCAAGTTCAGACCCTACGTTGGTGTCTCCGTCGCCCCGTTCTACTTCGAGCAGTCCAACAGCAACCTAGCTTTCGGGAATGGGCCTGAGTTGTACCAGACCGCCTTTCCGCTTCTCGGTGGCGTCACCTTCAACGCCCGGAACCACCTGGTCGAACTGGGGCTCGCTTGGAATTATGCCAACGAGAACGACTATGCCATCGACCGGGCGACCCGCCAATCCGTCAGCCTCCCGCCGGTCTATGTGAACCTGGCCTACAGGTACATACTGGACACGACGATCAGCGCGGAGGCGACCTGGGAGTCAGGCCAGACGCAGGCTGTCACGGACCGTCTTGCGAGCCAGGGCAAGCTCGACGGGGTCTTTCTCGGGGTAGGCATGTCCTCCGCCTTCTGGTTGGGCCAGAGCAGCTACAACACAGCCGCGCGGCCCTACCTGGAGCCCTACGGCATCTCGCTCATGCCGGACCTCGGCATCGGGTACTATCTCCACCGGCCTGACCTCAACATCGGCCTGGCGTACCGGAGCTACGGGACCTCCACGAACGTCTACGGCGCGTCGCAGGCGCTAGAGCGGCGCTCCATGGTCTTCGAGGTCACCAAGTACCTGTTCGACTACCACGGCTTCGTCCCGTTCGTGGGGCCCGCCATCAGCTATGAACGACTCAGTTTCGAGGAGGCCTTCGAGCAGCAGCGGACCGCCGACGTGGAGGAACAGCAGGTCGGCTTCGGGCTCACCTTCGGCTGGGACATCCGGCCGAACCGGCTTCAGTCGTGGATTCTGCGCACCAACCTTCGGTGGTACCCCACCCTGAGCCTGCCGGTGGCCGAGGGTCAGGACATCGCCTTCGGCAACGTCGAGTTCAACTTCATCCAGTTGATCTTGTATCCGAACCGGATCTTCTGAGGCTAGAAGGAGAGGGTGGCGAATCGGTTTGCGTGTCCGTTACTCGGCCCCAAGGTGCACCCATGCCGAGTCGCGGCTGAGAGGTGTGTGGTCAGAGTCCACACGTCGGGCCCCTAGGCGGAATTCCGGTCGAGACGAACTCGGTCGATAGAGGGCACGTCAGACTAGCCATCCCATCGTCCAGTGCACGCGCCTCATGAAACCGGTCCTCTTGCTTTCCCTGGCACTTCTCGTTGCGGCGCCCGTCAGTGCGCAGGGCGACGACCCTGCGGCGGTGGACGTGGTCCCGGTGGCGGAGGTCGAATGGACGCCGCTCAACCCGGCGCGGGGCGATGCCAGCCCGAGGGCCGGAACGCTCTGGGGCGACCGCAACGGAGCCGGTCCGACCGGCTTCCTCGTGGCGTTCAACGACGGCTTCTCGTCGCCGCCGCACATCCACAACGTGACCTACCGAGGGGTGGTCATCCACGGTCTCGTCCACAACGACGACCCCGAGGCCGAGCCGCTCTGGATGCCGACCGGCTCCTACTGGACGCAGCCCGCGGGCGACGTGCACATCACCTCGGCGCAGGGCGTAACCAACGTGGCCTACATCGAGATCGACGGCGGGCCGTATCTCGTCAAGCCTACCGAGGAGGCTTTCGCCGCCGACGAGGTTGAAGTCAACGTCGACGCGTCGAACGTGGTCTGGCTGGGCACGTCGGACCTCGTCTGGTTGGAGGGACCCGAGACCGGTCCGGAGGTGGCGCTGCTGTGGGGGCTCCCGCGCGGCGACGACCCGAGCGGCGCGCTCGTCAAGGTGCCCGCTGGGACGGCTGCACGCGTGCACAGCCACGGCCCACGCTTTCGGGCCGTTGTCGTACAAGGAACGCTCGTCCGTCATACCGACGACGTGAGCGAGGGCACTGCGATGGAGCCCGGCAGCTTCGTCGGCTCGACGGGCGCGGTCACGCACGAGGTGGCCTGCCGCGGTGAGGTGGCCTGCATCGCCTACGTCCGCTCCACAGGCGGCTTCGATGTGGCTGCGGTCACGCCCGCTGAGTAGCCAGCCTCACGCGTAGCCTAGCCTCACGCGTAGCCTAGCCTCACGCGTAGCCTAGCCTCGCCAGGATGGCTTCGATGCCCGCGACCACGGCCTGCACCGTGGCGTCGTTGAGCGCGTCGGGGTGGGGCGGGGCGAACCGGCGGGCGTCGTTGTCGAAGTAGCGCCCGGAGGCGTCAGCGAAGTCGTCGGCGAGCGCGGCCCGCACGAGGACGTCGGCCCCGATGCCGATGTCGTGCCCGGCCATGCCGAAGGCGTCCTTGACCATCTTGGTGCCGAGGAACGAGCCCGGATTCACCGAGACGACGACGGGGTCCGTATCGCCTCTGGCCTGCCCCACCTGCCGCGACCACATCGTGAGCGCGAGCTTGCTCTGAGCATACGCTGCGCCGTCGGCGAGCGCACGGCGTCCCGCAAGCGCATCCAGGTCAACCGGAGCCTGTGCCGCCGAGGACAGGTTGACGACGCGCCCGTCGGCGGGCAGTAGCGGGCGGAGGCGCTCGGTCAGCAAGAACGGCGCGACAGTGTTGACAGCGAACCGGATGTCGAGGCCGTCGGCTGTGCGCGGCGCCGCAGCGTTGTAGACCCCGGCGTTGTTGATAAGCACGTCGAGGTGTGCGTGATTGGCAGCCACCGCATCCGCGAGGCCAGCAACCTCGGCCATGACGGAGAGGTCGGCGAGGTAGCCCTCGACGGTACCGGCCTGTGTCATCTCGGCTTGGACGCGGGCCAGCTTGTCGGCGCTGCGCCCATGGAGGAGCACGCGGTGGCCGCTCGCGACCAGCCGCCGGGCGGTTTCGAGGCCGATACCGTCGGTGGAGCCGGTGAGGAGAATCGTCTTGGGTACGGCAGTCTGGATGGACACGTCAGTCGTGGTGCGTCGGGAAGGCGGGGAGAAGGGCGTCGGCGAGGCGGCGGAGCGTGGCCTCGGTGTCGGCGCGGTTGAAGCGGAGGTTGAGCGCGACGTGGTTCACCCCCGCGTCCTCCAGCGCGCGGAGGTAGGCCGTGAGGGCGTTGGCCCCGGACCGGAAGCCAAGGTGGAGCGGGCGCGGCGGCGCATCGGGGTCGCCGTCGAGATCGACGTAGAGCGGTTGCATCACGGGCTTGTTGAAGGGGCCCGTCGCCAGGACGCGCTCGCGGTAGGCACGCACGGCCTGCGCCTGCACGGCGCTGTGGCGCGGGTAGAGCATCCAGCCGTCGCCGTGCGCTGCGATCCAGTCGGGGGCCTGGCGACTGCTGCCCGTGACGAGGAGCGGTAGCCGCTCGCCGACGGGCTTGGGCAGCAGGTCCATCCCCGCGCCGACGCGGCCATAGGGGCTGTCCACGGTGGGCGTGCGCTCGGCCATACGTCGCAGGTAGGCGTAGGCATCGCGGAACCGTTCGCCCCGCTCCTCGAAGGGCTGCGCGAGCGCGGGGTACTCGTCCGGCCGGTCGCCCGACGCGATACCGAGGAGCAGCCGCCCGCCCGAGAGTACATCGGCGCTGGCCGCCGCCCGGGCGACGTGCGCCGGGTGCCGCAGCGGGAGGATGATGCTCGCCACGCCGAGCGCGATCCGCTCCGTTGCCATGGCGAGCGCGCCGAGGTAGACCAACGGGTCGAATGGCTGCCCCGCGTCGCCGAACGACGGCACGTTGAACGGGACGTCGCGCAGCCACAGCGCGGCGAAGCCGAGGTCGTCGGCCAGCCGCGCGCGGTCGAGGTGGCGCTGCATCGTCGGCACTGGCCCGCGGTCGTACGTCTCGATCGGCACGACCAGCCCGAGCGTCAGCCGCCCAGGCTGGAAGACGGAGCCGTAGCCTCGGTTGATCGGACGAAACCCCGGAGCCTCCACCCGCTCCTCGGGGGCAGGCTGGGAGTCGGGTGTCACAGCATTTGGCATCGTAGCGTTCGGCGGTGCAGGCATACGGCTTCGCAACGTCACAGCTTTAGGCGGTAGCAGCAGGTCGAATCTGGGTTACGCAGTGTTCTCGCGAGCGAGGGTGACCTTGCCGACGGCTGCGCCGGACTCGGCGTGGGCATGGGCAGCGGCGGCGTCGAAGAGGCCGAAGCGCCGGTCGTCGAGCAGGGGGCGCAGTTGGCCCGCCGCGACGAGGCGCGCGGCTTCGCGGAGGGCGTCGCCGTGGCGCGCGCGGCCCTGTCCGCTCAGCATCGGCAGGAGCATGAACACGACGTGCAGCGACAGCCCCTTCATGTGCATCGGCGTCAGGTCGAGCGCCTGGCTGGACGTGGTCGTGACGACATGCCCGTTCGCGCGGACCGCGCCAAACGCCGTCGCGATGTTGTCGCCGCCCACCGTGTCGAAGACGACGTCGAACCCCGCGCCGCCTGTCACGCGTTCGACGAGCGCCTCGGTCGTCTCGGTGCGGTAGTCCGAGACGTAGTCTGCTCCGAGGTCGCGAGCCGTCTGGCCCTTCTCGTCAGACGAGGCCGTGGCGGTGACCTCGGCGCCGAGCGCCTTGGCGAGCTGCACCGCCATGTGCCCGACACCGCCCGTGCCGCCATAGACGAGCACGCGGGTGCCCTCGCCGACAGCAGCCTTCGTCCAGGCGAGCCCCTCCCACGCCGTCAGCCAGACGAGCGGGAGGGCCGCGGCCTCACGAAACGAGAGCGACGGTGGCTTCAGGGCGAGGAGCGCCGGGTCGCATACCATGTAGTCAGCGAGCGCGCCCTGGAGCGGCCCCTCGGCCCCGGCGATGCCGCCCGCGCAGCCGAAGACAGCATCCCCGACGGAGAAGCCCGTCACGTTGGCACCGACAGCCGCGACGGTCCCGGCAACGTCCATGTGGAGCACACGGGGGAGGTCTGGCGCGAGCATCGCGGCAGACCCGTCGCGGATCTTATAGTCGACCGGGTTGACGCTCGTCGCCTCGACGCGGACGCGGACGCCGTCCGGGCCGGGCATGGGCGTGTC
This genomic window contains:
- a CDS encoding DUF4437 domain-containing protein; this encodes MKPVLLLSLALLVAAPVSAQGDDPAAVDVVPVAEVEWTPLNPARGDASPRAGTLWGDRNGAGPTGFLVAFNDGFSSPPHIHNVTYRGVVIHGLVHNDDPEAEPLWMPTGSYWTQPAGDVHITSAQGVTNVAYIEIDGGPYLVKPTEEAFAADEVEVNVDASNVVWLGTSDLVWLEGPETGPEVALLWGLPRGDDPSGALVKVPAGTAARVHSHGPRFRAVVVQGTLVRHTDDVSEGTAMEPGSFVGSTGAVTHEVACRGEVACIAYVRSTGGFDVAAVTPAE
- a CDS encoding SDR family NAD(P)-dependent oxidoreductase, with protein sequence MSIQTAVPKTILLTGSTDGIGLETARRLVASGHRVLLHGRSADKLARVQAEMTQAGTVEGYLADLSVMAEVAGLADAVAANHAHLDVLINNAGVYNAAAPRTADGLDIRFAVNTVAPFLLTERLRPLLPADGRVVNLSSAAQAPVDLDALAGRRALADGAAYAQSKLALTMWSRQVGQARGDTDPVVVSVNPGSFLGTKMVKDAFGMAGHDIGIGADVLVRAALADDFADASGRYFDNDARRFAPPHPDALNDATVQAVVAGIEAILARLGYA
- a CDS encoding LLM class oxidoreductase; the protein is MTPDSQPAPEERVEAPGFRPINRGYGSVFQPGRLTLGLVVPIETYDRGPVPTMQRHLDRARLADDLGFAALWLRDVPFNVPSFGDAGQPFDPLVYLGALAMATERIALGVASIILPLRHPAHVARAAASADVLSGGRLLLGIASGDRPDEYPALAQPFEERGERFRDAYAYLRRMAERTPTVDSPYGRVGAGMDLLPKPVGERLPLLVTGSSRQAPDWIAAHGDGWMLYPRHSAVQAQAVRAYRERVLATGPFNKPVMQPLYVDLDGDPDAPPRPLHLGFRSGANALTAYLRALEDAGVNHVALNLRFNRADTEATLRRLADALLPAFPTHHD
- a CDS encoding zinc-dependent alcohol dehydrogenase family protein; amino-acid sequence: MPDLPAAMTAVVLDDFGTPSAFRTATIDTPMPGPDGVRVRVEATSVNPVDYKIRDGSAAMLAPDLPRVLHMDVAGTVAAVGANVTGFSVGDAVFGCAGGIAGAEGPLQGALADYMVCDPALLALKPPSLSFREAAALPLVWLTAWEGLAWTKAAVGEGTRVLVYGGTGGVGHMAVQLAKALGAEVTATASSDEKGQTARDLGADYVSDYRTETTEALVERVTGGAGFDVVFDTVGGDNIATAFGAVRANGHVVTTTSSQALDLTPMHMKGLSLHVVFMLLPMLSGQGRARHGDALREAARLVAAGQLRPLLDDRRFGLFDAAAAHAHAESGAAVGKVTLARENTA